Proteins encoded in a region of the Armatimonadota bacterium genome:
- the ybeY gene encoding endoribonuclease YbeY: MRRAIRLLLRQEGWSKGDISIVLTDDEAIRFLNRTYRGKDEPTDVLSFSLRDASAEATRVDFCSLEEELPLGEVYISIPTALRQAQAGGRTLEEEVAFLAVHGVLHLLGYEDETQEGYEQMYRRGWEVVQATQPGRDTV; the protein is encoded by the coding sequence ATGCGCCGAGCGATACGCCTCTTACTGCGCCAGGAAGGCTGGAGTAAGGGGGACATCAGCATCGTGTTGACGGACGACGAAGCGATACGCTTTCTGAACCGCACCTATCGCGGCAAGGACGAGCCGACGGATGTGCTCTCCTTCTCGCTGCGCGATGCCTCAGCGGAAGCGACGAGGGTAGACTTTTGCTCGCTGGAGGAGGAGCTACCGCTGGGCGAGGTGTACATATCTATCCCGACCGCTTTGCGCCAAGCGCAGGCAGGAGGGCGCACGCTGGAAGAGGAAGTGGCTTTTCTGGCGGTACATGGGGTGCTACACCTGCTGGGTTACGAGGATGAGACCCAGGAGGGCTACGAGCAGATGTACCGGCGAGGCTGGGAGGTGGTACAAGCCACCCAACCGGGGCGTGATACCGTATGA